Below is a window of Candidozyma auris chromosome 3, complete sequence DNA.
TAGGCTTGAGTGACAAGTGAATTTGGCAAGGAAATTctattatttttttttttaaatttttctttcttctttttcctgaACACTACAATTTCATCCCCGATTCCTGTTGTAATGTTCGAAattttggtggtgagggagtggttgcaaaaggcTGTGGGAGATAATGGGTAAGGGTTGAAGGGTCAAGCTGATGAACGGTGAACTGACGCAATTATACCTTATACTCACGCCTAAGAATCTCTCTTTAAAGATCTTGAGAACAGAGTTCTCAGACATCACGTACTGCTCTACACCTTTTGAATTCAACATTTACAATGATGCTCTAGATATGACACAAAATGTAAGGAACtatttcaaaatcaatctGTATCTACAACTTGCCATGAGATACTTATAGTCTTTTCAATTGATGGTAAGCTTCCTCGAAGTCCTCTTTAGAGACCTCCTCAGAAGTCTCCGCCAAAGTCGCCTCCACCAAAGTCTCCACCTCCGTCGTTCATGGAAGCGTCCATGTAACCGTCTCTGTAGGCATCCTCCTGCCCATCAGCAATAGCATTGCCCAACATCATTCCTCCTAGCATACCTGCACCAGCACCCAAGGCCATGCCTCCGAAATTGCCGAAGCCGCTTCTCTGTTGCTGAGGCATCTGCTGATATGGAGGCTGCTGATATCCGTAACCTTGGGGAGGATATCCTCCATAACCAGGCTGTGGACCATATGGAGGGTACCCGCCAGCTTGCATTGGCTGTTGAGGGTATCCTCCACCATAGCCTCCGCCATATCCTCCGCCGTAGCCAGGCTGCTGATATCCACCTGGTCCTCCTGGTGCCCCAGGTCCACTTGGACCACGGCCACCATTTTGAGCTGACCCAGATGGGGCTGGAGCCGAGGCTCTATTTTCAGCACCGCCAGAGGAGTTTCCTGACGGTTTGtatggaggaggaggcaaGTCGTCGCCATCATTCTTGCCCCAGGTTGTTCCCTCTGGAGCCTCCCATTGAGACTTTTTGGTGCTCAAATCCACAAAGTACCAATGCTTGTAGTTATTGTCAAAACGTGCCGTCCAGCCGTTGGGTACGTTTGGAGCGTTCTTGGGGTCCTGTGACATGGTAGCAAGGATAACTGTTAAGATAGGAGGCAATCGGATCAAGCTTTATCCGCCTCGACAGCGTGGGGCGCTTATGCAGGCAATGATGATCCAGCGGTGGCTAGTATATTCTACTAATCGATTGGAATGCTgcttcaaaaatgaaacGAAGCTCAGCTCAAGCTTTTAGTGTATATCAATGCTAgacttgagcttcttgctTCTGTTGTTTATGTGTGTCCATGTCGTATGCTTCGCTTCCCCAGTATTTCCTTCCCACTGCGACTCTCGGTaaacatcaccaaactcAACACATTTGTACGCAAGTCACCAACATCGATAAGATCTAGAATTTGTTTAATTTGGACTCATTATGAAATTTTCTATCGTCGCCTCCATAACTCTTGGGGGCCTTTGTCTCAACAACGCCTTTGGGGCACCTTTGGGTGACTTGCAAGagttttttgcagccattcctgATCTCCACATCAACGTGTGCTATACGTACAATGGCAGCCAGCAGTGCGTCGAGCCCACGATTGTGACGCTTCTCGATGGAGAATCGCAAAGTTCTCTCGATTGCATTTTAGAAATTCCCATGTCTGGGCCACACCTCAAGCAGCTTATGGAGAATATGCCTTCAAAGGCTCTCATGGCGAGAATCCCACGTCATTTTTCTCTGTTCTACAGCATGACAGGCCAcctcttcaagaatctGAAATACTCGTCCGCTGTTCGGATCTTCGCCACGATGTTGGGCTCTGCTGCCATTACCTGGTCGATCCTCTTCGTTGCGGATGATAAGACCCATCAAAGCACACAAACCAATCAAAGCACCCAAAACACCCTGGATTCCTCTGACAACCCATCCCAGCCTATGGAATCTCTTCCAATCAAAGTGCCTAACAACTCATTCAACAGCCGTGACCTGAGtccctttttttcaaccCTCCAGAGGTGTCGCTTGCGTGCTGCCGTGGCTACTATCAACGCCGTGGCTCTTCAGAATCA
It encodes the following:
- the IFU5 gene encoding WW domain-containing protein IFU5, yielding MSQDPKNAPNVPNGWTARFDNNYKHWYFVDLSTKKSQWEAPEGTTWGKNDGDDLPPPPYKPSGNSSGGAENRASAPAPSGSAQNGGRGPSGPGAPGGPGGYQQPGYGGGYGGGYGGGYPQQPMQAGGYPPYGPQPGYGGYPPQGYGYQQPPYQQMPQQQRSGFGNFGGMALGAGAGMLGGMMLGNAIADGQEDAYRDGYMDASMNDGGGDFGGGDFGGDF